Below is a window of Synechococcus sp. PCC 7335 DNA.
TCAATAAAGCATTCGGTATGGCCGCCAAACTTTACCGGAACGGCCCAGTCAGGCCGCACGATTTCCCAGGGATTGCCAAAGCGCAGCCACTTATCAGCAATTTCGACCTGCCAACGAATTTGTCAGGACTGAGTAGCCACAATTCACCTGCTCATCAGTAGTGTGATCGCACCTACCCCTATTTCTGTTTAGGAAGCTTGGAACAGATCTTCCAATTCTTCAACTCCCTTCAGTAACTGCGCTCTGCGATCGCCAAGGCACACGAATTCTGCCATTCGGCTACGAGGCCTCAGGAAGTTGCCAACTTCATCGACTGCTCTGCAAAATCTCTGCGCAGCCTCAAACTCACCGAACCCCAGGGTTGGATAATAGCGGCGTTTGATGCGCCGATGACTTTGTTCAACTGGATTGGCTGTGCAGGGGCGGACTTCATGCTGAACTTTCTCACCTAAGTCTTCTTCAATCGCCCGTGGGTAAGATGCTAAGCCATCGGTCGCGACCTTGTCAGGAGCGTCCTCGTGCAGATCGATGGCTTGAGCAAAGAAGGCTTTGGTGCCAGCCATGTCGCGAGTTTTGCTAAGGCGAACGTCTACCAGATTGCCATCTTCATCAATGCCTCGGTAGAGGTAGCACCACTGCCCACAGACTTTCACGTAAGTCTCGTCAATCATCCATAATTTGCCGACTTTGCCCTTTCGCTTTGTTCTAATCTGCTCTGTAAAATGAGGTAGGAAACGTTCCTCCCAATCCCTTGCAGTTTCGTGGGTAAACTGAAAGCCTCTAAGCAAAAAGAACTCAGCCACATCCCGATAGCTGAGCTTATAGCGGACGCGGCAGAGCAACACCTGGAAGATAATGTCTGTTGGGACTTCCACAAAATTAAATGGCGTATCTGTGCGCTGATTGAACGTCCGGCGACAGCGTTTGCAGCGAAACATGGTATAGCCTAGATGGGTTTTGCGCTGGAGCTGCGAGATATGAGGCGAGTGGCAATGCGGACAATCCATGAGGTAGAGGTAGAGCTGATCGCACCTAGCCTATCAGCTGGCCGAATCCTTTATTTTGGCTACTCAGGGCTGACAGTATCGTCTGTTCAGCTTGCCAAAGGTCGTATGCTTGCTGCATATCCAACCAGCTTTCAGCAGTAGTTTTAGTGGCGATGCTAAGCCTGTATGCCACGTCAGCATCAATAGGACCAGCGGAGGCATTTGGCCAGGAAGTTACGGTTCCGCTTGAAACCTTTGTGTACAGAGAATTTTCAAGGCTCTTATTGATTTGGCTGTTTGCTCCGTACAACAACTAATCTTTGATTTTTATGGCTTTCAGAAAAGTTATTGAGCGGAAAATTAGGGGTTCCAGGACACCAATGGAAAGTAATCTAGTCCGATTTCAGTCTCTCAACTCATAACCGTAACTTTTTGCGCGTATGCCCCCGCTAGTCCAACTTTCCTTGTATTCATAGCTATTCAAGCTCCTTTCTATAATTGTAGATAAGACATCAAGGTGGGGTCATCGGCTATCTTGCGATTGTCCATACAGTTCATCAAAGGCTTCTTCCATCTTCATATCGAGGGCGTGATCGCTATACCGAGCAAAGACGCGATCTGACTTAATCCTGACCAACCGCTTCGCCAAAATACTATCCATTCCCTGCGCCACCAAAGACGTTGCACAGGTATGCCTGAGACGATGGGGATGAACATCTTCCAGCTCACTAGCCGCAGCCAACTCCTTAACCAAGTCATAGATGCCACGATAACCCAGTCGCTTGCCTCTGCTGTTCCTAGACAAGCTAACCAATAAAGGAGACTCAGGCGTCGTGGCCATGCCCTGTCTTACCAGCCAGCCTAAGTAGCTATCTAAAGCCATGATCGCCTCCGGCTTCAAAGGCACCTTACCGTCACTACCCCACTTCGCACCTAGTACATGGACTCGTTTTCCATCGTAGTCTTCAATATTGAGCGCACTCACCTCGCCAGCCCTAAGCCCATGACTGAGTAGCTGCAAGATAGCAAGGTCTCGAACCTCAGACTCCCCTCTGTAGTTCAGTCCATCGAACAGCGCATCGACCTCAGCTTCATCTAAGTCCTTCGGTGGCTTCGGTGCGTCCTTCAACTGCTCAATGGTTAGTGTAGGATTGCGTGAAATATAGTCTTTCACCGTCAGCCACTTGAAGAAGCTCTTCAGCGAGTTAATCGACTGATTGATAGTCGCAGGCGACAGCGAACCACCCCGCTTACTCGGTAGCGCCTTCAGATGCTGCTTATAGCGGTCGATATCGCGGTGAGTCACCTGCTGCCAGGGCTTTTTCACCCACTCATAAAACTGCCGCAGCTGCCGCTCGTATACTTTGCGCGTGTTCTCAGCCAGCTCACGCACCCGCAAGAACTCTTCTACCCGC
It encodes the following:
- a CDS encoding IS6 family transposase, which translates into the protein MFRCKRCRRTFNQRTDTPFNFVEVPTDIIFQVLLCRVRYKLSYRDVAEFFLLRGFQFTHETARDWEERFLPHFTEQIRTKRKGKVGKLWMIDETYVKVCGQWCYLYRGIDEDGNLVDVRLSKTRDMAGTKAFFAQAIDLHEDAPDKVATDGLASYPRAIEEDLGEKVQHEVRPCTANPVEQSHRRIKRRYYPTLGFGEFEAAQRFCRAVDEVGNFLRPRSRMAEFVCLGDRRAQLLKGVEELEDLFQAS
- a CDS encoding tyrosine-type recombinase/integrase, with product MLREVPQPKFIEVGQPAVPPSAPPADLNWQRVEEFLRVRELAENTRKVYERQLRQFYEWVKKPWQQVTHRDIDRYKQHLKALPSKRGGSLSPATINQSINSLKSFFKWLTVKDYISRNPTLTIEQLKDAPKPPKDLDEAEVDALFDGLNYRGESEVRDLAILQLLSHGLRAGEVSALNIEDYDGKRVHVLGAKWGSDGKVPLKPEAIMALDSYLGWLVRQGMATTPESPLLVSLSRNSRGKRLGYRGIYDLVKELAAASELEDVHPHRLRHTCATSLVAQGMDSILAKRLVRIKSDRVFARYSDHALDMKMEEAFDELYGQSQDSR